A genome region from Erigeron canadensis isolate Cc75 chromosome 3, C_canadensis_v1, whole genome shotgun sequence includes the following:
- the LOC122593206 gene encoding MOB kinase activator-like 1A isoform X1, which produces MLCCFSFFPNLHFKMIVNSKFRNQKTFRPKKSAPSGSKGAQLKKHIDATLGSGNLREAVRLPPGEDLNEWLAINAVDFFNQVNILYGTLTEFCTPSTCPTMTAGAKYEYRWADGVTIKKPIEVSAPKYVEYLMEWIETQLDNESIFPQKLGAPFPPNFQDVVKTVFKRLFRVYAHIYHSHFQMIMSLKEEAHLNTCFKHFVLFTWEFRLIDQGELAPLYELVESILKR; this is translated from the exons ATGCTTTGTTGTTTTAGTTTCTTTCCAAATTTGCATTTTAAGATGATAGTCAACTCCAAATTTAG AAACCAGAAGACTTTTCGACCTAAGAAAAGTGCTCCATCGGGAAGTAAG GGTGCACAACTTAAAAAACACATTGATGCGACTTTGGGTAGTGGAAACTTGAGGGAAGCTGTACGCTTACCCCCTGGTGAAGATCTTAATGAATGGCTAGCCATAAACG CTGTTGATTTCTTTAATCAAGTGAACATTCTTTATGGGACTCTCACCGAGTTCTGCACACCATCAACATGCCCAACAATGACAGCTGGAGCAAA ATATGAGTACAGATGGGCAGATGGAGTTACTATCAAGAAGCCGATAGAAGTATCTGCTCCTAAATAcgtggagtatttgatggagtGGATTGAAACTCAACTTGATAATGAGTCAATATTCCCTCAGAAATTGG gTGCACCATTTCCTCCCAATTTCCAAGATGTAGTGAAGACAGTATTCAAGCGGTTGTTTAGGGTATATGCTCATATATATCATTCACATTTTCAGATGATTATGAGTTTGAAAGAAGAAGCTCATCTCAATACTTGCTTCAAGCATTTTGTCCTATTTACATGG GAATTTCGATTGATTGATCAAGGGGAGCTTGCACCTTTATATGAGCT
- the LOC122593206 gene encoding MOB kinase activator-like 1A isoform X2 yields the protein MSLFGLGSRNQKTFRPKKSAPSGSKGAQLKKHIDATLGSGNLREAVRLPPGEDLNEWLAINAVDFFNQVNILYGTLTEFCTPSTCPTMTAGAKYEYRWADGVTIKKPIEVSAPKYVEYLMEWIETQLDNESIFPQKLGAPFPPNFQDVVKTVFKRLFRVYAHIYHSHFQMIMSLKEEAHLNTCFKHFVLFTWEFRLIDQGELAPLYELVESILKR from the exons ATGAGTCTCTTTGGCCTTGGCAGCAG AAACCAGAAGACTTTTCGACCTAAGAAAAGTGCTCCATCGGGAAGTAAG GGTGCACAACTTAAAAAACACATTGATGCGACTTTGGGTAGTGGAAACTTGAGGGAAGCTGTACGCTTACCCCCTGGTGAAGATCTTAATGAATGGCTAGCCATAAACG CTGTTGATTTCTTTAATCAAGTGAACATTCTTTATGGGACTCTCACCGAGTTCTGCACACCATCAACATGCCCAACAATGACAGCTGGAGCAAA ATATGAGTACAGATGGGCAGATGGAGTTACTATCAAGAAGCCGATAGAAGTATCTGCTCCTAAATAcgtggagtatttgatggagtGGATTGAAACTCAACTTGATAATGAGTCAATATTCCCTCAGAAATTGG gTGCACCATTTCCTCCCAATTTCCAAGATGTAGTGAAGACAGTATTCAAGCGGTTGTTTAGGGTATATGCTCATATATATCATTCACATTTTCAGATGATTATGAGTTTGAAAGAAGAAGCTCATCTCAATACTTGCTTCAAGCATTTTGTCCTATTTACATGG GAATTTCGATTGATTGATCAAGGGGAGCTTGCACCTTTATATGAGCT
- the LOC122590688 gene encoding uncharacterized protein LOC122590688: MEKNEESDSPGWGAAFFMQTTEDVARAVRAAAARPSVVYSSKEDSGGHLQKLQNQVFRVLKGLSNPTEEKKTYNPEVLTSQKRQWASFQLQALHRRILKEPTRLIESMVVVGLHPNCDIQSLEEQYFGTKFKGPGSLRSAVNSQHLENIEPQVLFVYPPDKQLPLKYRDLLSFCFPDGLEVNAVERTPSMSELNEILLGQEHLKQSDLSFVFRLQGADDSILYGCCLVADELVQKPSRLISMMSDGQPVRPALSRHILTTRRCYCILSRLPFFDLHFGVLNSISTEERLERLRQSIDGLDLESSGVYENEVHLEDNARGISDELGSQKMLNGTADIVQFSSHNVITGTAIKDQSLTVDSQSSDKNTSDLSSIDPATIMDSSNQGAVAAEPISKFCDSPVYDTVENDQPTQRHIPNAILPLLRYHYDSSESSSSFQGSPSEDRNLRSELDSADTEEASFSSQEDNEHDEILEWAKANSHGSLQIICEYYRLRLPARGLTIRFRPLEHLHTLEFHRPDETVLRIAGSTIDLMSCSTDFEMAEAHSALAVEEEATAMSVWSIACLCGSLRLEHVLTIFAGALLEKQILFVCSNLGILSASVLSIIPLIRPYHWQSFLMPVLPNDMLDFLDAPVPFVVGVKYKTAEIQSKLANVIFVDVNKNQVKSSSIPQLPRYKELFAALSLYHAQLVGESYLGKRRPVYDCTEVQVEAAKGFLRVLRSYLDSLCSNLRSHTITNVQSNDDKVSLLLKESFIDSFPSRDRPFMKLFVETQLFSVHTDLVLSFFQKD; encoded by the exons ATGGAAAAAAATGAAGAGTCAGATAGCCCAGGTTGGGGTGCTGCATTTTTCATGCAGACAACAGAAGATGTTGCTAGAGCGGTTCGGGCTGCAGCAGCCCGCCCCTCAGTTGTATACTCATCAAAAGAGGACAGTGGTGGCCATCTTCAAAAGCTTCAAAATCAAGTATTTAGAGTACTGAAAGGCTTATCTAATCCGACCGAAGAGAAAAAAACTTACAACCCTGAAGTATTAACCAGCCAAAAGCGTCAATGGGCAAGCTTTCAGTTGCAGGCTCTT CATCGCAGGATATTGAAAGAACCAACAAGGCTCATTGAGAGCATGGTAGTAGTTGGACTTCATCCTAACTGCGATATTCAGTCACTTGAGGAGCAGTATTTTGGCACAAAATTCAAAGGTCCGGGAAGTCTGCGAAGTGCAGTTAACAGTCAGCATCTAGAAAATATTGAGCCTCAG GTTCTATTTGTATACCCTCCGGACAAACAGCTGCCATTAAAGTACAGGGATCTTCTTTCATTCTGCTTTCCTGATGGACTGGAG GTTAATGCTGTTGAAAGAACTCCATCTATGAGTGAATTGAATGAAATACTTCTTGGACAG GAACACCTGAAACAAAGTGACCTCTCCTTCGTATTCAGGTTACAG GGTGCAGACGATTCGATTTTGTATGGTTGCTGTCTGGTAGCTGATGAATTGGTGCAAAAACCATCCAGATTAATTTCTATGATGTCAGATGGACAACCTGTTCGCCCAGCTTTGAGCCGCCACATTTTAACAACTCGTCGGTGTTACTGCATTCTCTCAAGACTTCCATTTTTTGATCTTCATTTCGGCGTGCTGAATAG CATTTCCACTGAAGAAAGGTTGGAACGGCTAAGGCAGAGTATCGACGGATTAGATCTTGAGTCTTCTGGTGTGTATGAAAATGAAGTACATTTAGAAGACAACGCAAGGGGTATTTCAGATGAACTCGGGTCTCAAAAAATGCTTAACGGAACTGCAGATATTGTCCAATTTAGCAGTCACAACGTTATCACTGGAACAGCCATCAAAGATCAATCCCTTACGGTAGACTCCCAGTCATCAGACAAGAATACCAGCGATCTTTCATCTATAGATCCTGCTACAATAATGGATTCATCTAATCAAGGAGCTGTAGCTGCTGAACCAATCTCTAAATTTTGTGACAGTCCTGTTTATGATACAGTTGAGAATGATCAGCCAACTCAAAGGCATATACCAAATGCAATTTTGCCTCTCCTGCGTTATCATTATGATAGCTCAGAATCTTCCTCAAG TTTCCAGGGCTCACCTAGTGAAGATAGAAACTTAAGGAGTGAGCTTGATTCAGCGGATACAGAAGAGGCATCTTTCTCTAGCCAAGAAGATAAtgaacatgatgaaattcttgAATGGGCCAAG GCAAATAGTCATGGATCGTTACAGATAATATGTGAGTATTATCGATTACGTCTCCCTGCAAGAGGTTTAACAATAAGGTTCCGCCCTCTGGAGCACCTTCATACTTTGGAATTTCATAGACCTGATGAAACAGTTCTACGTATTGCTGGCTCAACAATTGACTTAATGTCATGCAGCACAGATTTTGAAATGGCAGAG GCTCACAGTGCACTTGCAGTGGAGGAGGAGGCAACTGCTATGTCAGTATGGTCGATTGCATGCTTATGTGGCTCCTTGCGACTCGAGCAT GTTTTGACAATATTTGCGGGTGCTCTGCTGGAGAAGCAAATTTTGTTTGTATGCTCTAATCTG GGAATATTGTCTGCTTCAGTGTTGTCAATAATCCCCCTGATCCGTCCCTACCACTGGCAAAGCTTCTTAATGCCG GTTTTGCCAAATGACATGTTGGACTTCTTGGATGCACCTGTCCCATTCGTT GTTGGTGTGAAATACAAAACTGCAGAAATACAATCCAAGTTGGCAAATGTTATTTTTGTTGATGTAAACAAGAACCAG GTGAAATCATCGTCAATACCACAATTGCCTCGATACAAAGAATTATTTGCAGCCTTAAGTCTATACCATGCTCAGCTTGTTGGAGAAAGCTATTTAGGGAAAAGGAGACCTGTTTATGATTGCACTGAGGTGCAG GTTGAAGCTGCAAAGGGATTTCTCAGAGTATTAAGATCTTACTTGGACTCTCTTTGCTCTAACTTACGTTCTCACACGATTACCAATGTTCAGTCCAATGATGACAAG GTATCTTTGTTGTTGAAGGAAAGTTTCATCGACTCCTTTCCTAGTCGTGATCGACCTTTTATGAAG CTCTTTGTAGAGACACAACTCTTCTCTGTACATACGGATCTGGTTTTATCTTTTTTCCAGAAGGATTAG
- the LOC122593366 gene encoding growth-regulating factor 5-like isoform X2 produces MEMEMLSPVKNESSNSNRFAPFTSSQWQELEHQALVYKYMISGMPIPPDLLFSIKRSLDCSTKLILHNHSPLQSIGWNCFQMGFGKKIDPEPGRCRRTDGKKWRCSKDAYLDSKYCERHMHRGRNRSRKPVESNNYAPSPPLSISTNTSTTKFHNNNNYPSSTSSHHIFGYHDNPQLSSSSSRPNGANVMSSHQDGFMLESSPYSEKEHSYGMKKEVDEHPFLSESCGSISASKQRNFSDYRNDYSYLQLQNTPTQQRQKQDQGRCYDQLALKFERKGEPQKVMHHFFDESPHNDNEDNNKDSSTTQLSISNPSFAHDFFLTHK; encoded by the exons ATGGAAATGGAAATGTTGAGTCCAGTAAAAAATGAGAGTAGTAATTCTAATAGGTTTGCCCCATTTACTTCAAGTCAATGGCAAGAGTTAGAACACCAAGCACTTGTTTACAAGTACATGATTTCAGGGATGCCAATCCCTCCTGATCTATTGTTCTCCATCAAAAGAAGCTTGGATTGTTCTACCAAACTCATCTTGCACAATCACTCCCCTCTTCAATCAA TTGGATGGAACTGTTTTCAAATGGGATTTGGAAAGAAAATAGATCCAGAGCCAGGAAGGTGCAGAAGAACAGATGGTAAAAAATGGAGATGTTCAAAAGATGCTTATCTTGATTCCAAATACTGTGAAAGGCATATGCATAGAGGCCGAAATCGTTCAAGAAAGCCTGTGGAATCAAATAATTACGCCCCATCACCACCATTATCAATAAGCACTAATACTAGTACAACTAaattccataataataataattatccttCATCAACTTCTTCTCATCATATCTTTGGATATCATGATAATCCACaactatcatcatcatcatctaggCCTAATGGTGCCAATGTGATGTCATCTCATCAAGATGGCTTTATGTTGGAATCTAGCCCCTACTCAGAAAAAGAACACAG TTATGGGATGAAAAAGGAAGTAGATGAACATCCATTTCTATCAGAAAGTTGTGGCAGCATCTCTGCTTCAAAACAGCGAAACTTCTCAGATTATCGAAATGACTATTCATATCTACAGCTTCAAAACACTCCGACACAACAACGGCAAAAACAGGATCAGGGACGATGTTATGATCAACTGGCTCTAAAATTCGAAAGGAAAGGTGAACCCCAGAAAGTAATGCACCATTTCTTTGATGAATCGCCACATAATGACAATGAAGACAATAACAAAGATTCTTCCACAACTCAGCTCTCAATCTCCAATCCTAGTTTTGCTCATGACTTCTTCCTGACCCATAAATG A
- the LOC122593366 gene encoding growth-regulating factor 6-like isoform X1: protein MEMEMLSPVKNESSNSNRFAPFTSSQWQELEHQALVYKYMISGMPIPPDLLFSIKRSLDCSTKLILHNHSPLQSIGWNCFQMGFGKKIDPEPGRCRRTDGKKWRCSKDAYLDSKYCERHMHRGRNRSRKPVESNNYAPSPPLSISTNTSTTKFHNNNNYPSSTSSHHIFGYHDNPQLSSSSSRPNGANVMSSHQDGFMLESSPYSEKEHSYSYGMKKEVDEHPFLSESCGSISASKQRNFSDYRNDYSYLQLQNTPTQQRQKQDQGRCYDQLALKFERKGEPQKVMHHFFDESPHNDNEDNNKDSSTTQLSISNPSFAHDFFLTHK, encoded by the exons ATGGAAATGGAAATGTTGAGTCCAGTAAAAAATGAGAGTAGTAATTCTAATAGGTTTGCCCCATTTACTTCAAGTCAATGGCAAGAGTTAGAACACCAAGCACTTGTTTACAAGTACATGATTTCAGGGATGCCAATCCCTCCTGATCTATTGTTCTCCATCAAAAGAAGCTTGGATTGTTCTACCAAACTCATCTTGCACAATCACTCCCCTCTTCAATCAA TTGGATGGAACTGTTTTCAAATGGGATTTGGAAAGAAAATAGATCCAGAGCCAGGAAGGTGCAGAAGAACAGATGGTAAAAAATGGAGATGTTCAAAAGATGCTTATCTTGATTCCAAATACTGTGAAAGGCATATGCATAGAGGCCGAAATCGTTCAAGAAAGCCTGTGGAATCAAATAATTACGCCCCATCACCACCATTATCAATAAGCACTAATACTAGTACAACTAaattccataataataataattatccttCATCAACTTCTTCTCATCATATCTTTGGATATCATGATAATCCACaactatcatcatcatcatctaggCCTAATGGTGCCAATGTGATGTCATCTCATCAAGATGGCTTTATGTTGGAATCTAGCCCCTACTCAGAAAAAGAACACAG TTATAGTTATGGGATGAAAAAGGAAGTAGATGAACATCCATTTCTATCAGAAAGTTGTGGCAGCATCTCTGCTTCAAAACAGCGAAACTTCTCAGATTATCGAAATGACTATTCATATCTACAGCTTCAAAACACTCCGACACAACAACGGCAAAAACAGGATCAGGGACGATGTTATGATCAACTGGCTCTAAAATTCGAAAGGAAAGGTGAACCCCAGAAAGTAATGCACCATTTCTTTGATGAATCGCCACATAATGACAATGAAGACAATAACAAAGATTCTTCCACAACTCAGCTCTCAATCTCCAATCCTAGTTTTGCTCATGACTTCTTCCTGACCCATAAATG A
- the LOC122594281 gene encoding vacuolar protein sorting-associated protein 2 homolog 1-like codes for MTMSTFLFWKKKTPAELLRENKRMLDRSIREIERERQGLQTQEKKLIVEIKKNAKQGQMGAVRILAKDLIRTRNQIEKFFKLKSQLQGVSLRIQTLKSTQAMGQAMRGVTKAMGKMNKQMNLPSLQKIMREFEKQNEKMEMVGEVMGDAIDDALEDEDAEEQTEELVSQVLDEIGININQELMNAPSGSVPTPAAKNKTPQAEADATDDSGIDSDLQARLDNLRKM; via the exons ATGACAATGagtacttttcttttttggaagaaaaagacCCCAGCAG AGCTGTTGCGGGAGAATAAGCGAATGCTTGATAGATCTATTAGAGAAATAGAAAGGGAAAGGCAAGGTTTGCAGACACAAGAGAAGAAATTGATTGTGGAGATTAAGAAAAATGCCAAACAAGGCCAAATG GGAGCTGTTAGGATCCTGGCGAAAGATCTTATCAGAACACGGAATCAAATTGAGAAATTTTTCAAGCTTAAATCCCAACTGCAGGGTGTCTCACTTAGGATTCAG ACACTAAAGTCAACACAAGCAATGGGCCAGGCGATGAGAGGGGTCACAAAGGCTATGGGGAAGATGAACAAGCAGATGAACCTGCCATCCTTGCAAAAAATAATGCGAGAATTTGAGAAACAGAACGAGAAGATGGAAATGGTCGGTGAGGTTATGGGTGATGCcattgatgatgctttggaaGACGAAGATGCAGAGGAACAAACAGAAGAGCTGGTGAGCCAGGTCCTTGATGAGATTGGAATCAACATAAATCAAGAG TTGATGAATGCGCCATCAGGTTCCGTCCCCACCCCTGCTGCAAAGAACAAGACGCCACAAGCTGAAGCAGATGCAACCGATGATAGTGGCATAGACAGCGATTTACAGGCAAGGTTAGATAATTTGCGGAAAATGTAG
- the LOC122592049 gene encoding uncharacterized protein LOC122592049 produces the protein MTMFEILSRTSLKTLDAIRCANKELDTITYNSYFLELYKKRNNIVSGFLVQNLKGSIRYVNHFVPSPHSETIDLRKVLPRDARILASSEQGLIFIEGKDHLNPNKALYQVCKPATRQSLEVPNPNLDYVTQKAAIVIMGLKPLRFKIVRLSQPLPGKTKYYYEIFNSKTKAWSRPYPITKFTAGAFLLDDAQEPITTGGSINMLLNNNIILKFNVYSEEWKVFSSPIIPAQKYQDYTCKRLVKFEGKLGFTCK, from the coding sequence ATGACGATGTTCGAGATTCTTTCAAGAACATCGCTAAAGACTCTTGACGCAATACGATGTGCTAACAAAGAGTTGGATACCATCACATACAACTCGTATTTTCTCGAATTgtacaagaaaagaaataacATTGTTTCTGGTTTTCTTGTACAAAACTTGAAAGGCTCTATTCGATATGTCAACCACTTTGTACCCTCGCCTCATTCTGAAACTATCGATCTACGAAAAGTCCTACCTCGTGATGCTCGTATTCTTGCAAGTTCAGAGCAAGGATTAATATTCATTGAGGGCAAAGATCATTTGAACCCTAACAAGGCTTTGTACCAAGTTTGCAAACCGGCTACCCGACAATCTTTGGAAGTACCAAATCCGAATTTAGACTATGTTACTCAAAAGGCCGCAATCGTGATCATGGGGCTGAAGCCGTTGCGTTTTAAAATCGTGAGATTATCTCAACCTTTACCAGGAAAAACAAAGTATTATTATGAAATATTCAACTCGAAAACAAAAGCATGGAGCCGCCCATATCCAATAACAAAGTTTACGGCGGGCGCGTTCCTTCTTGACGATGCACAAGAGCCCATCACCACGGGTGGTTCAATCAACATGCTACTAAACAACAACATAATACTGAAGTTTAATGTATATTCGGAGGAGTGGAAAGTCTTTTCATCTCCAATAATTCCAGCTCAAAAATATCAGGATTACACTTGCAAAAGGCTTGTAAAGTTTGAAGGGAAATTGGGGTTCACTTGCAAGTGA